One stretch of Euphorbia lathyris chromosome 7, ddEupLath1.1, whole genome shotgun sequence DNA includes these proteins:
- the LOC136200784 gene encoding protein PHOSPHATE-INDUCED 1-like, with the protein MASFLSSHFLLPLFCLLSLFHLNSSARLLIDDTVLFQYHHGPLLNGKISVNLIWYGKFNPSQRAIVSDFITSIQSEKVEAKPSVSSWWKATEKYYHLVNSKSTSSLSLSLATTQFIDETYSLGKSLTNNQIVELAKRGGEKYAINVVLTAADVAVEGFCSSRCGTHGSASKIKNSKFAYIWVGNSETQCPGQCAWPFHQPIYGPQSAPLVAPNNDVGLDGMVINLASLLAGTVTNPFGNGFYQGPKEAPLEAASACTGVYGKGAYPGYAGDLKMDSTTGASYNANGVNGRKYLVPALFDPSSQSCSTLV; encoded by the coding sequence ATGGCTTCCTTTCTCTCTTCACACTTCTTGCTCCCCCTCTTTTGTCTTCTCTCTCTGTTTCATCTTAATTCCTCTGCTCGGCTACTCATCGACGACACCGTTTTGTTCCAGTACCACCATGGCCCTCTCCTTAATGGGAAAATTTCTGTCAATTTGATTTGGTATGGCAAATTCAACCCTTCTCAACGAGCAATTGTTTCTGATTTCATCACATCCATTCAGTCTGAAAAAGTTGAGGCCAAACCCTCTGTTTCTAGTTGGTGGAAAGCTACTGAGAAATATTACCATCTTGTTAACTCTAAATCGACTTCTTCTCTTTCCCTCTCTTTGGCTACTACTCAATTCATCGATGAAACCTATTCTTTAGGGAAATCGCTCACTAACAATCAAATCGTTGAATTAGCGAAAAGAGGTGGAGAAAAGTATGCGATTAATGTGGTTTTAACAGCAGCAGATGTAGCTGTTGAGGGGTTCTGTTCTAGCAGATGTGGGACACATGGCTCTGCTTCTAAGatcaaaaattcaaaattcgCATACATTTGGGTTGGGAATTCGGAGACTCAATGCCCAGGGCAATGCGCGTGGCCATTTCACCAGCCTATTTATGGACCACAGAGCGCGCCTTTGGTTGCACCGAATAACGATGTGGGATTAGATGGaatggttattaatttggcTAGTCTTTTGGCTGGGACTGTGACGAACCCATTTGGAAATGGGTTCTATCAGGGTCCAAAAGAGGCTCCTTTGGAGGCTGCATCAGCATGTACAGGTGTGTATGGAAAGGGTGCTTATCCAGGTTATGCTGGTGATTTGAAGATGGACTCAACCACTGGTGCAAGCTATAATGCGAATGGTGTTAATGGAAGGAAATATCTAGTTCCTGCTTTGTTTGATCCATCTTCTCAATCTTGCTCTACTCTGGTTTAA